A window from Peromyscus eremicus chromosome 1, PerEre_H2_v1, whole genome shotgun sequence encodes these proteins:
- the Znf507 gene encoding zinc finger protein 507 isoform X1 codes for MEERNSIAMLVPEIGEQEAVLTAEGVLSPASEVDEQRKAKADPLVHVIQKLSKIVGHEKSQKCLLIGKKRPRASVMPHSLETLEHCEIPAKAAESPATEIRKSEMSQANPTPDCPASNDGKAMSYQCSLCKFLSSSFSVLKEHIKQHGQQNDVMLMCSECHVTSRSQEELEAHVVNEHENSASSHAQLSSSCQGATERKNETMVDIPVSMGSPQTHAVQSAAVAEVGRRKWYAYEQYGMYRCLFCSYTCGQQRMLKTHAWKHAGEVNCSYPIFENENEPLGLLASSVSAAPGGVDAVVIAIGDSELSIHNGPSVQVQICSSEPLSSSSPLEESTEEGVHLSQSVTLDSNEEEMLEVMSDSEENLFADSLLSSAQKIISSSPNKKGHVNVIVERLPSAEETLPPKHFLMNAEMEEGKSLSPANAQTGCGGAGDIYHADKCTVDIGGLIIGWSSAEKKDSELSKGLAADENAPPGRRRTNSESLRLHSLAAEALVTMPIRAAELTRASLGHYGDINLLDPDTGQRQVSGPLAAYSKKIMSPLKNSSDGVANFNQSSSTVVALPEGRQELSDGQVKTGISMSLLTVIEKLRERTDQNASDDDILKELQDNAQCQPNSDGSLLGSNVVEYIPDAERPYRCRLCHYSSGNRGYIKQHLRVHRQRQPYQCPICEHIAEDSKDLESHMINHCKTRIHQCKQCKESFHYKSQLRNHEREQHCLPNTLSVASNEPRISRDAADGKCIQEGNKSSTQKQYRCDVCDYTSTTYVGVRNHRRIHNSDKPYRCSLCGYVCSHPPSLKSHMWKHASDQNYNYEQVNKAINDAISQSSRVLGKSPGKTFLTSSGERADPTTGSPEDLVSSSELTSQLPSEVLDASELEKLSPTGSNSDISGRSCSLAAPGTEYCVLLFCCCICGFESTSKESLLDHMKEHEGEIVSIILNKDHSTALNTN; via the exons ATGGAAGAAAGAAACAGCATTGCCATGTTGGTGCCAGAGATTGGAGAACAGGAGGCTGTGTTAACTGCTGAAGGAGTCCTCAGTCCTGCCTCGGAAGTTGACGAACAAAGAAAAGCCAAAGCGGATCCATTGGTCCATGTCATCCAGAAGTTAAGCAAGATAGTAGGGCATGAAAAGTCACAAAAAtgtcttctgattgggaaaaagcGCCCACGTGCAAGTGTGATGCCACATTCTCTTGAAACCCTAGAGCACTGTGAGATTCCAGCTAAAGCAGCTGAGTCCCCTGCCACTGAGATTAGGAAATCCGAGATGTCACAAGCAAATCCCACTCCAGACTGTCCTGCCTCAAATGATGGGAAGGCTATGTCCTACCAGTGTAGCCTTTGTAAGTTTCTGTCGTCGTCCTTCTCGGTGTTGAAAGAGCACATCAAGCAGCACGGGCAGCAGAACGATGTAATGCTAATGTGCTCAGAGTGCCACGTCACCTCCAGAAGCCAGGAGGAGCTCGAAGCCCATGTGGTAAATGAACACGAAAACAGTGCCAGTAGCCACGCCCAGCTCAGCTCCTCCTGCCAGGGagccacagaaagaaagaatgagaccATGGTGGACATCCCAGTGAGCATGGGCAGTCCACAGACCCACGCTGTCCAAAGTGCAGCCGTGGCAGAGGTGGGCAGGAGGAAGTGGTATGCGTACGAGCAGTATGGCATGTACCGGTGCTTGTTCTGTAGCTACACCTGTGGCCAGCAGCGGATGCTGAAGACACACGCTTGGAAACATGCAGGGGAAGTTAACTGCTCCTACCCAATCTTTGAGAATGAAAATGAGCCCCTGGGCCTTCTTGCTTCTTCAGTGTCTGCTGCACCTGGTGGGGTTGATGCAGTCGTCATTGCTATTGGGGACAGTGAACTGAGCATCCACAATGGGCCATCTGTACAAGTACAGATTTGCAGCTCTGAGCCACTGTCctcttcatctcctttagaagAGAGCACAGAGGAGGGAGTACACCTAAGCCAGTCAGTCACCCTGGACTCTAACGAGGAGGAAATGCTAGAGGTGATGTCTGACTCCGAGGAGAATCTGTTTGCTGATAGTTTGCTCTCATCAGCACAGAAAATCATTAGCAGCAGCCCAAACAAAAAAGGTCATGTGAATGTCATTGTGGAACGTTTGCCAAGTGCAGAAGAAACCCTCCCGCCAAAACATTTCCTCATGAATGCTGAGATGGAAGAGGGGAAGAGCCTTAGTCCTGCCAATGCTCAGACTGGGTGTGGAGGAGCAGGAGACATCTACCATGCTGACAAATGTACTGTTGATATTGGGGGGTTGATCATTGGCTGGAGCAgtgcagagaagaaagacagTGAGCTAAGTAAGGGCCTGGCTGCTGATGAGAATGCCCCGCCAGGACGGAGAAGGACCAATTCTGAGTCTCTCAGGCTGCACTCCTTAGCTGCAGAAGCCCTTGTCACCATGCCGATAAGAGCTGCTGAACTAACGAGAGCCAGCCTTGGGCACTATGGGGACATAAACCTTTTAGATCCGGACACTGGACAAAGGCAGGTCAGTGGTCCATTGGCAGCATactcaaaaaaaatcatgtcTCCTCTTAAGAACTCTTCAGATGGAGTGGCAAATTTTAACCAAAGCAGTTCCACTGTGGTAGCACTCCCAGAGGGAAGGCAGGAATTGTCAGATGGGCAAGTTAAGACAGGCATCAGCATGTCCCTTCTTACTGTAATAGAAAAACTGAGAGAAAGGACAGACCAGAATGCATCAGATGACGACATTTTGAAAGAGTTGCAGGACAATGCCCAGTGTCAGCCCAACAGTGATGGGAGTTTGTTAGGGTCCAACGTGGTGGAATACATCCCGGATGCTGAGCGGCCCTACCGCTGCCGCCTGTGCCACTACTCAAGTGGCAACAGGGGCTACATCAAGCAGCACCTACGTGTCCATCGGCAGAGGCAGCCTTACCAGTGTCCTATCTGTGAGCACATAGCTGAGGACAGCAAAGACTTGGAAAGCCACATGATCAACCACTGTAAAACCAGAATCCACCAGTGTAAGCAGTGCAAAGAGTCTTTCCATTACAAG AGCCAACTGAGAAACCATGAGAGAGAACAGCACTGTCTGCCCAACACCTTGTCAGTAGCTTCAAATGAGCCAAGAATTTCCCGTGATGCCGCTGATGGAAAATGTATTCAGGAAG GGAACAAGTCTTCAACCCAGAAGCAGTATAGGTGCGATGTGTGTGATTACACAAGTACAACATATGTTGGTGTCAGAAACCACAGACGAATCCATAACTCAGATAAACCATATAG GTGCTccttgtgtgggtatgtgtgcagcCACCCCCCTTCCTTGAAGTCACACATGTGGAAGCATGCGAGTGACCAGAACTACAACTATGAGCAAGTTAACAAGGCCATCAATGATGCAATCTCACAAAGCAGCAG AGTCCTGGGCAAATCCCCTGGGAAAACATTCTTAACCAGCAGTGGAGAGAGAGCTGACCCTACCACAGGCAGTCCAGAAGACTTGGTGTCATCCTCGGAGCTGACTTCCCAGCTGCCCAGTGAAGTCCTAGATGCCAGCGAGCTTGAGAAACTGAGCCCCACAGGCAGCAACTCTGACATCTCAGGAAGGAGCTGCAGCTTGGCTGCACCAGGCACTGAGTACTGCGTGCTGCTCTTCTGCTGCTGCATCTGTGGCTTCGAGTCGACCAGCAAGGAAAGCCTCCTGGATCACATGAAAGAACATGAGGGGGAGATTGTCAGCATCATCCTGAACAAGGACCACAGCACAGCCCTGAACACCAACTAG
- the Znf507 gene encoding zinc finger protein 507 isoform X2, with translation MEERNSIAMLVPEIGEQEAVLTAEGVLSPASEVDEQRKAKADPLVHVIQKLSKIVGHEKSQKCLLIGKKRPRASVMPHSLETLEHCEIPAKAAESPATEIRKSEMSQANPTPDCPASNDGKAMSYQCSLCKFLSSSFSVLKEHIKQHGQQNDVMLMCSECHVTSRSQEELEAHVVNEHENSASSHAQLSSSCQGATERKNETMVDIPVSMGSPQTHAVQSAAVAEVGRRKWYAYEQYGMYRCLFCSYTCGQQRMLKTHAWKHAGEVNCSYPIFENENEPLGLLASSVSAAPGGVDAVVIAIGDSELSIHNGPSVQVQICSSEPLSSSSPLEESTEEGVHLSQSVTLDSNEEEMLEVMSDSEENLFADSLLSSAQKIISSSPNKKGHVNVIVERLPSAEETLPPKHFLMNAEMEEGKSLSPANAQTGCGGAGDIYHADKCTVDIGGLIIGWSSAEKKDSELSKGLAADENAPPGRRRTNSESLRLHSLAAEALVTMPIRAAELTRASLGHYGDINLLDPDTGQRQVSGPLAAYSKKIMSPLKNSSDGVANFNQSSSTVVALPEGRQELSDGQVKTGISMSLLTVIEKLRERTDQNASDDDILKELQDNAQCQPNSDGSLLGSNVVEYIPDAERPYRCRLCHYSSGNRGYIKQHLRVHRQRQPYQCPICEHIAEDSKDLESHMINHCKTRIHQCKQCKESFHYKSQLRNHEREQHCLPNTLSVASNEPRISRDAADGKCIQEGNKSSTQKQYRCDVCDYTSTTYVGVRNHRRIHNSDKPYRCSLCGYVCSHPPSLKSHMWKHASDQNYNYEQVNKAINDAISQSSS, from the exons ATGGAAGAAAGAAACAGCATTGCCATGTTGGTGCCAGAGATTGGAGAACAGGAGGCTGTGTTAACTGCTGAAGGAGTCCTCAGTCCTGCCTCGGAAGTTGACGAACAAAGAAAAGCCAAAGCGGATCCATTGGTCCATGTCATCCAGAAGTTAAGCAAGATAGTAGGGCATGAAAAGTCACAAAAAtgtcttctgattgggaaaaagcGCCCACGTGCAAGTGTGATGCCACATTCTCTTGAAACCCTAGAGCACTGTGAGATTCCAGCTAAAGCAGCTGAGTCCCCTGCCACTGAGATTAGGAAATCCGAGATGTCACAAGCAAATCCCACTCCAGACTGTCCTGCCTCAAATGATGGGAAGGCTATGTCCTACCAGTGTAGCCTTTGTAAGTTTCTGTCGTCGTCCTTCTCGGTGTTGAAAGAGCACATCAAGCAGCACGGGCAGCAGAACGATGTAATGCTAATGTGCTCAGAGTGCCACGTCACCTCCAGAAGCCAGGAGGAGCTCGAAGCCCATGTGGTAAATGAACACGAAAACAGTGCCAGTAGCCACGCCCAGCTCAGCTCCTCCTGCCAGGGagccacagaaagaaagaatgagaccATGGTGGACATCCCAGTGAGCATGGGCAGTCCACAGACCCACGCTGTCCAAAGTGCAGCCGTGGCAGAGGTGGGCAGGAGGAAGTGGTATGCGTACGAGCAGTATGGCATGTACCGGTGCTTGTTCTGTAGCTACACCTGTGGCCAGCAGCGGATGCTGAAGACACACGCTTGGAAACATGCAGGGGAAGTTAACTGCTCCTACCCAATCTTTGAGAATGAAAATGAGCCCCTGGGCCTTCTTGCTTCTTCAGTGTCTGCTGCACCTGGTGGGGTTGATGCAGTCGTCATTGCTATTGGGGACAGTGAACTGAGCATCCACAATGGGCCATCTGTACAAGTACAGATTTGCAGCTCTGAGCCACTGTCctcttcatctcctttagaagAGAGCACAGAGGAGGGAGTACACCTAAGCCAGTCAGTCACCCTGGACTCTAACGAGGAGGAAATGCTAGAGGTGATGTCTGACTCCGAGGAGAATCTGTTTGCTGATAGTTTGCTCTCATCAGCACAGAAAATCATTAGCAGCAGCCCAAACAAAAAAGGTCATGTGAATGTCATTGTGGAACGTTTGCCAAGTGCAGAAGAAACCCTCCCGCCAAAACATTTCCTCATGAATGCTGAGATGGAAGAGGGGAAGAGCCTTAGTCCTGCCAATGCTCAGACTGGGTGTGGAGGAGCAGGAGACATCTACCATGCTGACAAATGTACTGTTGATATTGGGGGGTTGATCATTGGCTGGAGCAgtgcagagaagaaagacagTGAGCTAAGTAAGGGCCTGGCTGCTGATGAGAATGCCCCGCCAGGACGGAGAAGGACCAATTCTGAGTCTCTCAGGCTGCACTCCTTAGCTGCAGAAGCCCTTGTCACCATGCCGATAAGAGCTGCTGAACTAACGAGAGCCAGCCTTGGGCACTATGGGGACATAAACCTTTTAGATCCGGACACTGGACAAAGGCAGGTCAGTGGTCCATTGGCAGCATactcaaaaaaaatcatgtcTCCTCTTAAGAACTCTTCAGATGGAGTGGCAAATTTTAACCAAAGCAGTTCCACTGTGGTAGCACTCCCAGAGGGAAGGCAGGAATTGTCAGATGGGCAAGTTAAGACAGGCATCAGCATGTCCCTTCTTACTGTAATAGAAAAACTGAGAGAAAGGACAGACCAGAATGCATCAGATGACGACATTTTGAAAGAGTTGCAGGACAATGCCCAGTGTCAGCCCAACAGTGATGGGAGTTTGTTAGGGTCCAACGTGGTGGAATACATCCCGGATGCTGAGCGGCCCTACCGCTGCCGCCTGTGCCACTACTCAAGTGGCAACAGGGGCTACATCAAGCAGCACCTACGTGTCCATCGGCAGAGGCAGCCTTACCAGTGTCCTATCTGTGAGCACATAGCTGAGGACAGCAAAGACTTGGAAAGCCACATGATCAACCACTGTAAAACCAGAATCCACCAGTGTAAGCAGTGCAAAGAGTCTTTCCATTACAAG AGCCAACTGAGAAACCATGAGAGAGAACAGCACTGTCTGCCCAACACCTTGTCAGTAGCTTCAAATGAGCCAAGAATTTCCCGTGATGCCGCTGATGGAAAATGTATTCAGGAAG GGAACAAGTCTTCAACCCAGAAGCAGTATAGGTGCGATGTGTGTGATTACACAAGTACAACATATGTTGGTGTCAGAAACCACAGACGAATCCATAACTCAGATAAACCATATAG GTGCTccttgtgtgggtatgtgtgcagcCACCCCCCTTCCTTGAAGTCACACATGTGGAAGCATGCGAGTGACCAGAACTACAACTATGAGCAAGTTAACAAGGCCATCAATGATGCAATCTCACAAAGCAGCAG CTAA